In a single window of the Pseudomonas sp. B21-015 genome:
- a CDS encoding Orn/Lys/Arg decarboxylase N-terminal domain-containing protein translates to MSRSQTRLPADLAQRYPVLIVADALETDDNILVRSVQSIATALHENEVAVEWVRSLDEAEIAIKANSTYCCAIIGWGLCENAPDQALQLIQLMRRRTAQLPIMLGMSQAHQSRVPLAFIECIDGFIWQPEDSAEFIAGRIEAAARRYLDTILPPFFGALVNFADTHEYSWHTPGHTGGTAFMKTAVGRTFLDFYGEQMLRSDLSVSVGQLGSLNDHSGPIDEAEKFAARVFGADFTFFSVGGSSASNEIVLHSAVTDGDAVLVDRNCHKSLNYALNMSGAVPLYLRPRRNARGLIGPVPLIELTPAAVARKIADSPLVSDKQTPPVLAVLTNSTYDGLCYNVQTTTRELSQSVDRIHYDEAWYAYARFNPLYEGRYGMHRGERHPDDATVTVTHSTHKLLAALSQASMIHVRSGKVEVKPALFNEAFMMHTSTSPQYSIIASIDVSSKMMDDAGGYLTDESIDEAIAFRQAMARLSDEIRERDGNDWWFGVWQPDEVNGVPFAELNPEVLHHGDAWVLKPTASWHGFGDLGADYCMLDPIKVTVLTPGQTLEGQMEDSGIPAPLVSSFLSSRGIVVEKTEPYSILVLFSLGVTKGKWGSLIAGLMEFKKHYESNTPLEQVLPDLVLSHAERYSGMGLKDLAEAMHRDMISSQMLHNMDAAYTLLPDPVASPRATYARLVKGDIEQIAVRDMLDRTVAVQIVPYPPGIPLMMPGEKAGADKKAIVDYLLAMELFDGHFPGFEHDNHGVEIERDSSGRPTYKVYVVKN, encoded by the coding sequence ATGAGTCGCTCGCAAACACGGTTACCCGCCGACCTGGCGCAGCGCTACCCCGTGTTGATCGTGGCTGATGCCTTGGAAACCGACGACAACATTCTGGTGCGCAGTGTCCAATCCATCGCCACAGCGCTGCACGAGAATGAAGTGGCAGTTGAATGGGTGAGATCTCTTGATGAGGCCGAAATCGCCATCAAGGCAAATTCGACCTACTGCTGCGCGATCATTGGATGGGGCCTGTGTGAGAACGCGCCTGATCAGGCCCTGCAACTTATCCAGCTGATGCGCCGGCGAACGGCTCAACTGCCGATCATGCTGGGGATGAGCCAAGCCCATCAGAGCCGGGTTCCGTTGGCATTTATCGAGTGCATTGACGGGTTTATCTGGCAGCCTGAAGACAGCGCCGAATTCATCGCCGGGCGCATAGAAGCGGCAGCCCGCCGTTACCTGGATACCATCCTGCCGCCGTTCTTCGGCGCGCTGGTCAACTTTGCCGATACGCACGAGTATTCCTGGCACACCCCTGGCCATACCGGCGGCACGGCATTCATGAAAACGGCTGTCGGGCGTACGTTCCTCGACTTCTATGGTGAGCAGATGCTTCGCTCCGACCTCAGTGTTTCGGTCGGCCAATTGGGCTCGTTGAATGACCACTCAGGCCCCATAGATGAAGCGGAAAAGTTCGCGGCCCGGGTGTTCGGTGCCGACTTCACCTTTTTCTCGGTCGGAGGCAGTTCGGCGAGTAACGAGATCGTCCTGCATTCAGCAGTGACCGACGGCGATGCCGTGCTGGTCGATCGCAACTGCCACAAGTCGTTGAACTATGCGTTGAATATGTCTGGGGCGGTGCCGCTGTATTTGCGTCCAAGGCGCAATGCTCGGGGCCTGATCGGGCCGGTCCCCCTTATAGAACTGACGCCGGCTGCAGTTGCCAGGAAAATCGCAGACAGCCCGCTGGTGAGCGATAAACAAACGCCCCCGGTGCTCGCGGTGCTGACCAACTCGACCTACGATGGCCTTTGCTACAACGTGCAAACCACCACCCGCGAGCTGAGCCAGAGCGTCGATCGCATCCACTACGACGAAGCCTGGTATGCCTATGCGCGCTTCAATCCGCTTTACGAGGGCCGCTATGGCATGCACCGTGGCGAACGCCACCCCGACGATGCCACCGTCACAGTCACCCACTCTACCCACAAGTTACTGGCGGCGCTCTCACAGGCTTCGATGATCCATGTCCGCTCGGGCAAAGTTGAGGTCAAGCCGGCTCTGTTCAACGAAGCCTTCATGATGCACACCTCGACGTCACCGCAGTACAGCATCATCGCCTCGATCGATGTCTCGTCGAAAATGATGGATGACGCGGGGGGCTACCTGACTGATGAGTCCATCGACGAGGCGATCGCCTTTCGCCAGGCCATGGCTCGCCTGAGCGATGAGATACGTGAGCGCGATGGCAACGATTGGTGGTTTGGTGTCTGGCAACCGGATGAAGTCAACGGTGTTCCTTTCGCCGAACTCAACCCTGAAGTTCTGCATCACGGCGACGCCTGGGTGCTCAAACCGACAGCCAGTTGGCATGGCTTCGGTGACTTGGGTGCTGATTACTGCATGCTCGACCCGATCAAGGTCACGGTGCTGACACCTGGCCAGACACTCGAGGGCCAGATGGAGGACAGCGGTATCCCCGCGCCGCTAGTGTCGTCCTTCCTCTCCAGTCGCGGCATCGTGGTTGAGAAAACCGAGCCGTATTCAATTCTCGTGCTGTTCAGCCTTGGCGTGACCAAAGGTAAATGGGGCTCGCTGATCGCCGGCTTGATGGAGTTCAAGAAACATTACGAGAGCAACACACCGCTGGAGCAGGTCCTGCCCGACCTGGTCCTCAGCCACGCCGAGCGCTATAGCGGCATGGGGCTCAAGGACCTGGCCGAAGCCATGCACCGGGACATGATCAGCTCGCAGATGCTGCACAACATGGATGCGGCCTACACCTTGCTGCCGGACCCGGTCGCTTCGCCTCGGGCCACCTACGCCAGACTGGTAAAAGGCGATATCGAGCAGATCGCCGTGCGCGACATGCTCGATCGAACCGTGGCCGTGCAGATCGTGCCTTATCCGCCGGGCATTCCATTGATGATGCCCGGAGAAAAAGCGGGTGCCGATAAAAAGGCCATCGTCGATTACTTGTTGGCGATGGAACTGTTCGATGGCCACTTCCCGGGCTTCGAACATGACAATCATGGGGTGGAGATCGAGCGTGACAGCTCGGGTCGGCCAACCTACAAGGTTTATGTGGTCAAAAACTAA
- the speF gene encoding ornithine decarboxylase SpeF, producing the protein MSYLKIAASVSVRDCFRTGREIVPFDQTDFTDVAVAVVSRDDVLAGALETIKRTGFDIPIFLVVSQDGGNRALDIYKQLQDVLLQVNGVFDLSQNNLDHYGHQLETAAKSYEDTLLPPFFNALKQYYEVANATFACPGHQGGQFFRKHPVGRQFFDFFGETLFRADLCNADVKLGDLLIHEGPALLAQKHAAKVFNANKTYFVLNGTSASNKVVSNALLTPGDLVLFDRNNHKSVHQGALIQAGATPVYLETARNPYGFIGGIDAHCFEEDYLRELINEVAPDKATLARPFRLAVIQLGTYDGTIYNARQVVDRIGQLCDYILFDSAWVGYEQFIPMMKDCSPLLLDLDKNDPGIFVTQSVHKQQAGFSQASQIHKKDRHIKGQARYCNHARVNNAFMAQASTSPFYPLFASLDVNARIHAGRSGLRLWEDCVKFGINARKLIMEACTMIRPFVPGTIDGRPWQDYPTDEIANDVRFFEFHPKDRWHAFPGYADKQYFIDPCKLLFTTPGIDPVDGSYTDFGIHAGILASFLRQNGIVPEKCDLNSILFLLTPAEDWAKMSHLAAQLTRFERFINDDAPMSRVLPAIYEQYQERYRDYRIRQLCQEMHDLYRSHNVQQLQKDMFRKEHFPKKAMNPQAAQIEYIRGNVELVPLAQADGRIAAEGALPYPPGVLCVVPGEIWGGAVLKYFLALEDGINRLPGFTPELQGVYLKQEGGRTSAYGYVLKT; encoded by the coding sequence GTGAGTTACTTGAAAATTGCCGCCAGCGTCTCGGTTCGTGATTGCTTCCGTACGGGCCGAGAAATTGTCCCCTTCGACCAGACCGACTTTACCGACGTGGCGGTAGCTGTGGTTTCCCGAGACGATGTGCTGGCCGGCGCGCTGGAAACCATTAAACGTACCGGTTTCGATATCCCGATTTTTCTGGTCGTCTCCCAGGACGGCGGCAATCGTGCCCTGGACATCTACAAGCAACTGCAAGACGTGCTGCTGCAGGTAAATGGTGTTTTCGATCTATCGCAAAACAACCTCGATCACTATGGACACCAACTCGAAACCGCTGCGAAGTCTTATGAAGACACCCTCCTCCCGCCATTCTTCAATGCGCTCAAGCAGTACTACGAAGTAGCCAACGCGACGTTTGCCTGCCCAGGCCATCAGGGCGGCCAGTTCTTTCGCAAGCATCCGGTCGGCCGACAATTCTTCGACTTCTTTGGCGAAACACTGTTTCGCGCCGACTTGTGCAACGCCGACGTCAAGCTCGGCGATCTGCTGATCCACGAAGGTCCTGCGCTGCTTGCACAAAAACATGCCGCCAAAGTGTTCAACGCCAACAAGACCTACTTTGTGCTCAACGGTACCTCGGCCTCCAACAAGGTCGTCAGCAACGCCTTGCTCACGCCGGGCGATCTGGTCCTGTTCGATCGCAATAACCACAAGTCCGTTCACCAAGGCGCCCTGATCCAGGCGGGTGCCACACCGGTTTATCTGGAAACCGCGCGCAATCCCTACGGTTTCATCGGTGGAATAGACGCCCACTGCTTCGAGGAAGACTACCTGCGTGAGCTGATCAACGAGGTCGCTCCAGACAAGGCCACGCTGGCGCGTCCGTTTCGTCTGGCGGTTATCCAGCTCGGCACCTATGACGGCACTATTTACAACGCCCGCCAGGTGGTCGATCGAATCGGTCAGCTGTGCGACTACATTCTCTTCGATTCGGCTTGGGTCGGTTACGAACAGTTCATACCGATGATGAAGGACTGCTCGCCACTACTGCTCGATCTTGACAAGAACGACCCCGGTATCTTCGTCACTCAATCGGTGCATAAGCAACAAGCCGGCTTTTCCCAGGCCTCACAGATCCACAAAAAGGACCGGCACATAAAGGGTCAGGCACGCTACTGCAACCATGCTCGAGTGAACAATGCCTTCATGGCTCAGGCCTCCACCAGCCCGTTCTATCCGCTGTTTGCGTCACTGGATGTCAATGCGCGCATCCATGCTGGCCGCAGCGGCCTGCGCCTGTGGGAAGACTGCGTCAAGTTCGGCATCAATGCGCGCAAATTGATCATGGAAGCCTGCACCATGATCCGCCCATTCGTACCGGGCACCATCGATGGTCGCCCCTGGCAGGACTACCCGACCGATGAGATCGCCAACGACGTTCGGTTTTTCGAGTTTCATCCGAAGGATCGCTGGCACGCCTTCCCCGGGTATGCCGACAAACAATATTTCATCGACCCCTGCAAGTTGCTGTTTACAACACCTGGCATTGACCCCGTCGACGGCAGCTACACCGATTTTGGTATCCATGCCGGCATCCTGGCGAGCTTCCTGCGGCAGAACGGCATCGTTCCTGAGAAATGCGATCTCAACTCGATTCTGTTTCTGCTTACACCCGCCGAAGATTGGGCAAAAATGAGCCATCTCGCCGCGCAGTTAACGCGCTTCGAACGTTTCATCAATGATGATGCCCCCATGAGCAGGGTGCTTCCGGCGATCTACGAGCAGTACCAGGAACGTTATCGCGACTACAGGATCCGCCAGCTCTGCCAGGAGATGCACGACCTCTACCGCAGCCACAATGTTCAGCAACTGCAGAAAGACATGTTCCGAAAGGAGCACTTTCCCAAAAAGGCGATGAACCCTCAGGCGGCGCAGATCGAATACATCCGCGGCAATGTCGAGTTGGTGCCGTTGGCACAAGCCGATGGACGCATTGCTGCCGAAGGCGCGTTGCCCTACCCGCCGGGTGTCCTTTGCGTGGTGCCCGGCGAAATATGGGGTGGCGCGGTATTGAAGTATTTCCTGGCGCTTGAGGATGGCATCAACCGCTTGCCCGGCTTCACACCGGAACTGCAAGGCGTTTATCTGAAGCAGGAAGGCGGACGCACCAGTGCCTATGGCTACGTACTCAAAACCTGA
- a CDS encoding MarC family protein has translation MDSLFDAIILGLLALLPLINPPTTVALFLALSQGLSREQKNKQALLTAVYVFIIMTLTYYISASATIKHSTTFPSWALLTAPPLIFLSTSIILWCCLRASDLIMKATESQGLIPYYA, from the coding sequence ATGGACAGTTTATTCGACGCGATCATTCTTGGGCTGCTGGCGTTGCTGCCATTGATCAACCCCCCTACCACCGTGGCGCTTTTTCTAGCCCTTTCCCAAGGGCTTAGTCGAGAACAAAAAAACAAACAGGCACTCCTGACTGCAGTGTATGTCTTTATTATCATGACACTCACCTACTACATAAGTGCTTCTGCCACCATTAAACACAGCACGACTTTTCCGTCCTGGGCATTGCTAACAGCCCCACCATTGATTTTTCTTTCAACTTCTATAATTCTTTGGTGCTGTTTGCGCGCTTCAGACTTAATTATGAAAGCAACAGAGAGTCAGGGATTGATCCCATATTACGCTTGA
- a CDS encoding GNAT family N-acetyltransferase, which produces MFNIRVMTIDDYDAVIDLMRRTPGVSFRDADSRESTSKYLERNPGMSFVAEVGAVLCGCIMCGHDGRRGYLQHLVVLPRYRRQGIANALVERCLSSLEKYGILKCHLDVFKNNVTAANYWHSQGWQLRSDIDRYSFIRSDNENV; this is translated from the coding sequence ATGTTCAACATCCGTGTCATGACCATAGACGATTACGATGCGGTCATCGATCTAATGAGGCGTACCCCAGGCGTTTCCTTCCGTGATGCCGACTCTCGTGAGTCAACCTCGAAATACTTAGAGCGAAATCCCGGGATGAGCTTCGTTGCTGAAGTCGGAGCCGTTCTTTGCGGTTGCATCATGTGTGGGCACGACGGCCGCAGAGGATATTTGCAACATTTGGTTGTCCTTCCTCGGTATCGGCGGCAAGGCATAGCAAATGCGTTGGTAGAGCGCTGTCTTTCGAGTCTTGAGAAATACGGAATACTTAAATGTCATCTTGACGTTTTCAAGAACAATGTAACAGCTGCTAACTATTGGCACAGTCAAGGTTGGCAGCTTAGGTCTGATATCGATCGGTATTCGTTTATCCGATCGGATAATGAGAACGTATGA
- a CDS encoding NADPH-dependent FMN reductase, protein MVRLLAVSGSLREASSNSVLLRAAEVLCPKGLSIAHYHEVGQLPHFNPDFTETPPESIMGLRFSIAHADGVLISCPEYARGIPGSFKNMLDWLVSSEEFPGKPVALFNASPRASHAQAALRLVLETMSACIVEEASISVNLLSTELSADTIANDPTIRPLIVSALEAFKQQIVVV, encoded by the coding sequence ATGGTGCGTTTGCTTGCAGTTTCAGGGAGTCTTCGCGAGGCCTCCTCCAACTCAGTGCTATTGCGTGCAGCTGAGGTTCTCTGTCCCAAAGGGCTGTCGATAGCGCATTATCACGAGGTTGGCCAGTTACCTCATTTCAACCCGGACTTCACGGAAACTCCTCCTGAATCCATCATGGGCTTACGCTTCAGTATCGCCCACGCGGACGGCGTTCTGATCTCTTGCCCTGAGTACGCTCGCGGAATTCCCGGCTCATTCAAGAATATGCTGGACTGGCTCGTTAGCTCTGAGGAGTTCCCAGGCAAACCCGTTGCTCTTTTCAACGCTTCACCTCGGGCTTCGCACGCGCAGGCGGCACTGCGGCTGGTTCTGGAAACAATGTCGGCTTGTATCGTGGAGGAAGCATCAATATCCGTAAATTTGCTTTCCACGGAATTGAGTGCAGATACCATCGCAAATGATCCAACGATCCGCCCACTGATTGTTTCCGCACTTGAAGCATTCAAGCAGCAAATTGTAGTGGTCTAA
- a CDS encoding IS3 family transposase (programmed frameshift) codes for MTKQRRSFSAEFKREAAGLVLDQGYSHIEASRSLGVVESALRRWVNQLQQERSGVTPQSKALTPEQQKIQELEARIARLEREKSIFKKGYRALDVGRARAHALIDQLSPQEPVDWLCAVFDVTRSCYYAHRLRRRTPDVERLRLRSRVNELFTQSRSAAGSRSIVSMMQEDGEQIGRFKVRGLMRELELVSKQPGSHAYKQATVERPDIPNILNRKFDVPAPNQVWCGDITYIWAQGKWHYLAVVMDLYARRVVGWALSNKPDADLVIKALDMAYEQRGRPQGLLFHSDQGSQYGSRQFRQRLWRYRMRQSMSRRGNCWDNAPMERVFRSLKTEWIPTVGYMTAQEAHRDISHYLMHRYNWIRPHQFNDGLAPAQAEKKLNVVSGIS; via the exons ATGACCAAACAACGTCGTTCCTTTTCCGCTGAATTCAAACGCGAGGCCGCAGGCCTCGTGCTCGATCAAGGCTATAGCCATATCGAAGCCAGCCGCTCGCTTGGGGTGGTCGAGTCCGCGTTGCGTCGCTGGGTTAATCAACTCCAGCAGGAGCGCAGCGGCGTGACTCCGCAGAGTAAGGCGCTGACGCCTGAGCAGCAGAAAATCCAGGAATTGGAAGCTCGAATCGCTCGCCTTGAACGGGAGAAATCCATTT TTAAAAAAGGCTACCGCGCTCTTGATGTCGGAAGAGCACGAGCGCACGCGCTGATTGATCAACTGAGCCCCCAAGAGCCGGTTGATTGGCTTTGCGCAGTCTTTGATGTCACTCGTTCGTGTTACTACGCCCACCGCCTCAGGCGCCGAACTCCAGACGTTGAGCGGCTGCGGTTGCGCAGCCGGGTTAACGAACTGTTTACGCAAAGTCGAAGCGCCGCCGGTAGCCGCAGCATCGTGTCGATGATGCAGGAAGACGGCGAGCAAATTGGGCGGTTCAAGGTGCGAGGCCTGATGCGGGAACTGGAGTTGGTCAGCAAACAACCTGGATCACATGCCTACAAACAAGCGACGGTTGAACGGCCTGACATTCCGAACATCTTGAATCGAAAGTTTGATGTGCCGGCGCCGAATCAGGTCTGGTGTGGCGACATCACCTACATCTGGGCTCAAGGGAAATGGCATTACCTGGCTGTCGTTATGGATCTTTACGCGCGCCGAGTGGTGGGCTGGGCGCTGTCGAACAAGCCGGATGCGGATCTGGTCATCAAGGCGTTGGACATGGCTTACGAACAGCGTGGCAGGCCTCAAGGACTTCTGTTTCACTCGGATCAGGGCTCGCAATATGGCAGCCGCCAGTTTCGCCAACGGCTCTGGCGTTACCGCATGCGCCAGAGCATGAGCCGTCGTGGAAACTGTTGGGATAATGCGCCGATGGAGCGCGTTTTTCGCAGCTTGAAAACTGAATGGATACCGACCGTGGGCTACATGACGGCTCAAGAAGCGCATCGAGACATCAGTCATTATCTGATGCATCGGTACAACTGGATTCGACCGCACCAGTTCAACGATGGGCTGGCCCCAGCTCAGGCCGAGAAAAAACTTAACGTCGTGTCCGGGATTAGTTGA
- a CDS encoding class I SAM-dependent methyltransferase — protein sequence MTIVHKAAQVGFSTEASTYTQGRPDYPSEIRIWFRDALDISPGSTVIDLGAGTGKLTRLLDSMEIDVIAVEPVKAMRIEFAKHLPDAKILEGTAESIPLEAGAAQALICAQAFHWFANETALSEIHRVLKPDGRLGLIWNVRDESVDWVAAITKIITPYEGDTPRFHTGDWRLPFKRGYFSEPELTCFNYIHSGSAKSVILDRFLSVSFIAALPSEEKEVVADQLMTLIQTHPALRGRETIEFPYQTHAYLCRRLD from the coding sequence ATGACAATTGTTCATAAGGCTGCTCAGGTAGGTTTCTCAACAGAAGCCAGTACCTATACGCAGGGGCGCCCGGACTATCCAAGCGAAATACGTATATGGTTTAGAGATGCGTTGGACATCAGCCCTGGATCGACGGTTATTGATTTAGGAGCCGGTACCGGCAAGCTCACTCGACTGCTGGATTCAATGGAAATTGATGTCATTGCCGTCGAGCCGGTCAAGGCTATGCGAATCGAGTTTGCCAAGCATCTACCGGACGCTAAGATTCTGGAGGGAACGGCCGAATCTATTCCCCTCGAGGCTGGAGCGGCGCAGGCGCTCATATGCGCCCAGGCCTTCCACTGGTTCGCGAATGAAACAGCGCTCAGTGAGATTCACCGAGTGCTCAAACCGGACGGCCGGCTCGGACTAATCTGGAATGTGCGTGATGAGTCAGTGGACTGGGTGGCTGCCATCACTAAAATCATCACTCCCTACGAAGGCGATACCCCACGCTTTCATACTGGAGACTGGCGACTACCGTTCAAGAGAGGCTACTTCTCGGAGCCCGAATTGACCTGCTTTAATTACATCCATTCAGGCAGCGCCAAGTCTGTCATCTTGGATCGCTTCCTGTCAGTGAGCTTCATCGCGGCTCTACCATCCGAAGAGAAAGAGGTGGTGGCCGATCAACTGATGACTTTGATTCAGACCCATCCGGCTCTGCGCGGGCGTGAGACCATTGAGTTCCCTTATCAGACCCACGCTTATTTATGTCGCCGTCTGGATTGA
- a CDS encoding LysR family transcriptional regulator has translation MNLLGAIASFIKVVEAGSIVGAAKTLGVSAAAISQTINRLETHLGTRLLQRTTRSMALTENGVVYYEKVKRIARDLESAQSAITSAQTQFQGRLCIASTSAFGRHVLASLIAGFAARYPRLTLELSTTDRKINHIQEGIDLSLRIKPQLEEGIVARKIVSVPFIICASPIYLERVGWPRDPEELQHHACLAFRYPLDGRFLRWGFIRDGQRYDATLNATAISDDIDALAQMAIRGAGITRLAEFVAAPYIESGQLVPLFEHRHASTYAYAEPLDIYVCVQERAAITPKVKAFMNYLTEHLEMRWPMENTFTAS, from the coding sequence ATGAACCTGTTAGGGGCGATTGCTAGCTTTATCAAGGTGGTTGAAGCGGGCTCCATCGTGGGCGCGGCCAAAACCCTGGGCGTCAGTGCGGCAGCCATTAGCCAGACCATAAATCGCTTGGAAACCCACCTAGGTACGCGCCTTCTCCAGCGCACCACGCGTAGCATGGCGTTAACCGAAAACGGCGTGGTGTACTACGAAAAAGTGAAACGCATAGCGCGTGATCTCGAATCGGCGCAAAGCGCGATCACCAGCGCGCAGACTCAATTCCAAGGGCGACTGTGCATCGCTTCTACCTCCGCTTTCGGGCGGCATGTGTTGGCATCACTAATCGCCGGCTTCGCTGCACGTTACCCACGCCTGACACTTGAACTCTCAACCACAGATCGCAAAATTAATCATATTCAAGAAGGCATTGATCTGAGCCTGCGGATAAAACCACAACTAGAAGAGGGGATCGTCGCTCGCAAGATTGTTTCAGTCCCTTTTATCATCTGCGCGTCACCCATCTATTTGGAACGAGTCGGCTGGCCACGCGATCCTGAAGAACTCCAACACCATGCCTGTCTAGCGTTTCGCTACCCGCTAGACGGACGCTTTCTACGTTGGGGTTTTATCCGGGATGGGCAACGTTACGACGCTACTCTCAATGCGACCGCAATCAGCGACGATATTGACGCTCTAGCCCAAATGGCCATCCGCGGCGCGGGAATAACCCGTTTGGCGGAGTTCGTGGCGGCGCCCTATATCGAAAGTGGCCAACTCGTTCCTCTGTTTGAACATCGCCACGCTTCAACTTATGCCTACGCTGAACCGCTCGATATTTATGTATGCGTCCAGGAGCGCGCCGCCATCACACCCAAGGTCAAAGCTTTTATGAATTATTTGACTGAACATTTGGAAATGCGCTGGCCGATGGAAAATACCTTTACGGCGTCCTGA
- a CDS encoding DUF2798 domain-containing protein, whose product MNPKTSSKALFFNQRKLSVRATPYVFALYMATIMALLMSFVITAANSGIEIDYLSNALHAYKLAMPVAFLCILVVRPIVLKLVSLTVHPHR is encoded by the coding sequence ATGAATCCAAAAACATCCTCTAAAGCTCTATTTTTCAACCAGCGTAAGCTCTCGGTTCGCGCTACGCCTTATGTTTTCGCACTGTATATGGCCACAATCATGGCACTCTTGATGTCATTCGTGATCACTGCGGCAAATTCCGGTATTGAGATCGATTACCTAAGTAATGCGCTGCACGCCTATAAATTGGCCATGCCAGTGGCATTCCTGTGCATACTCGTCGTTCGCCCCATTGTGCTCAAACTGGTGTCTTTGACTGTACACCCACATCGTTAA
- a CDS encoding GNAT family N-acetyltransferase, whose product MQQVEIKQVMALPQQILALEKEASLEGFRFLTRLITEWNTGENRFDAPGECLMAAYLDGSLVGVGGLSIDPYAQEDIGRLRRVYVSGSSRGQNIGRSLVNQLLEYAAGRFRVVRLSTDTSSGAAFYVSCGFQLLNDDHATHMKILTDTPS is encoded by the coding sequence GTGCAACAGGTAGAAATCAAGCAAGTCATGGCGCTTCCCCAGCAGATTCTGGCGCTGGAAAAAGAGGCGAGCCTGGAGGGATTCAGATTCCTCACACGCCTGATCACCGAATGGAATACAGGAGAGAATCGCTTCGATGCACCTGGCGAATGCCTCATGGCCGCCTATCTGGACGGTTCTTTGGTGGGAGTTGGAGGCCTTTCAATTGACCCGTATGCTCAGGAGGACATCGGCAGGTTACGGAGGGTTTATGTCTCAGGGTCATCTAGGGGGCAGAACATTGGAAGATCCTTGGTAAACCAACTTTTGGAATACGCCGCTGGACGATTTCGTGTTGTACGTCTTTCCACTGATACCTCAAGCGGAGCCGCATTTTATGTAAGTTGCGGCTTCCAGCTATTAAATGATGATCACGCCACTCATATGAAGATCCTTACGGATACGCCTTCCTGA